TTGAGGTACAGATTATTTACATTGCCTGATTTAAGTACCTATAGCGCTTTCTCTAATATCATTTAAGATTGCTATATCACCCTGTTGAATGTCTACAATTTGATTGATCGCCGCGATCGCATCATCCACAGAATCGCTGACCAAAGCAACTTCAGCAGTCTTAATTAATTGGGGCTTTGGTACAGTAGTAGCGCTGCTAGGCACTGTATCGACTGGCGCAGATGGATCAGCCTGAGCCACAACCATTTCCTCAGTTGCCACATCCATGCTGGGTGCTTCCATACCAGTTTGATTAAATGCCGATGGGCTGGAAGCACAACTAGATAGAGCAATACCCGCTAATGTAGAGATGAGCGGTATTAGGGGAATTTTAAGCGATGTTTTTTTTAAGGGGCGATCGCCGATCGAATTTTGAGCAGAGGTATGCTTAGACATAGCTTTTAATTTTTTTAATTGCTAATCCGATCTGATTAGGATCTGCGGCAATATGAATAATATGGTTCCAGGTAAAATAGAAAGCTTCTGTATTGTTATAGTTCCCTGATTTACAAATAATTAACTTGCCGATCATTAGTCAATAATCATGGCATGGCATTGTCAAACCAATTTAAACCTGAGTGCGGATTAAGTTTTTTGATTTCTAGTATGTCGTTACTGGCGATCGCCCAAAGTCGCTACTGTTTTGGCAAGGATCTTTTGCTTAGAACCAAGGCCATAGCACGATCGAGAGAACTAGCTTACCATTACCATATGTGCCGACCTCTACCACTCTGTACCAATGACCAATGAATCCGATCGCCAATTTGAGGATCAAGCAGACAAACAAAAAACACTGAGGCGCTGGCGGCATATTTTGGGGCGGTTTTCGCAACAACAATTGACCTGCCCGATGTCTGCCCAGGATGCCAGAATCGAAACAGCGTTGGATTATCTCTATAACCGCGAATACGGTGGGCGGGGGGTGCGATCGTATCCTGACGCAGGTCAGTCGCAGGGAAAAGGAAGTGACACTAGCAAGCAACCTGGCTCGCTCGATCCCAGCCAATTAAATGTGCCCACCTGGATCAACGAGATCCGCGATCTCTTTCCCAAAGAAACAGTGGAAGTGGTCGAAAAACATGCCCTGAACCGCTATGGGATGGATGAACTGGTCACCGATCCAGAGGTCTTGGCTAAGCTGGAACCAAATATGGATCTGCTCAAGACAGTGCTGACCTTCAAAAATATGATGGATGGTAAGGTCTTGCAGGTGGTGCGGCGAATCATTCGGGAAGTAGTTGAGGAAATCAAACGCAAACTAGAAAACGAGATCAAGCAAGCCTTAGCCGGAAAACTCAATCGCACCCAGCATAGCCCTCTCAAAGTGGCTCAAAACCTGGACTGGCGCGGCACGATGCGGGCAAACCTGAAACATTACGATCCCGATCGCCAACAGCTAATGGTGCAGCAGGTCAAGTTCTTTTCCCGCATTGAACGACGAGTATCCTGGCGCATCATTCTCTGCATCGATCAAAGTGGTAGTATGGCGGACTCGGTAATTCACAGTGCCGTGATGGCTGGAATCCTGGCTGGGTTACCCTTGCTCAGTGTAAATATTGTGATCTTCGACACTTCCGTGGTGGATCTAAGCGAACATGCCAGCGATCCAGTGGAAGTATTGATGAGCGTACAGTTAGGCGGTGGTACGGATATTGGTCAGGCGATGAGTTATTGCGAACGGCTGATCGAATCCCCCCAACGCACTGTATTAGTGTTAATTAGTGATTTTGCGGAAGGGGCTTCACCGTTTAAATTAATTAATACCTGTCGTCGGATGAAGGAAGCAGGAGTGGTTTTATTAGGTTTGGCTTCATTAGAGGATCAAGGCGCAGATCCCTATTATGATCTGCAAATGGCGGAAAGACTAGCAGATGCAGGCATGGAAATTGCCGCTCTCACTCCCAAAAGGTTGGCACAATGGCTAGCGAAAGTAATCTCATAAACCAAATCAAACAAGCATTAGCTCAATATGATGATGATTCCCTGGCCGCGATCGCCAATCGGGGGATGGTGCGCCGTGCCCGTAAGGATCTTCAAAATGGCGTTGTGCAAGGGATTATTGGTGAAAGGGTTGAGTCTGATTCTAGCGATCGTGGCTGGGTCAAGCTGGCGGTAGCTGAATATGAAGTGGAGATCTCCGCATTGGGGGCGGCAAAAGCTACCTGTACCTGTCCGGCGGTGGAGGTGTGCCGACATATTCTGGCGGCGAGTATCTGGTTAGCGGAAGGGGCGATCGCAAATACGGCTGAGCAAGACTCAGATCGGGATGCAAGTGATACTAATTCTGATGATCTAGCAGATCCAGCAATCGGTTATCCAGTAGGCATTCAACAAGATGGCAAAGATGGCAGACCAGAACAACAAAGCGATCGGATCACCGCAACTCCTGCGATCGATTCTGGTCATGTTCAAGAACCGGAAGCAAAGCATTCACCGAGCCAGGAAATACTTGCCCATGAGCCAGCCCAACTAAAAAAATGGGTGGGTAAAAAAGATTACGAAGCAGCGATCGCCCTGTTGGCTAGCAACCCCACTGTAGGAATTACGGAGGGTAGTCCGATCGTAATTAAACTGCCTGATTTCAAGCTGGAGTGCCGCTATTTCCTGGGCACTGGTTTAGAGGGTATGGTCTGCTCGCGCAAGTCTACCCACAGTAATAGATATTTAGTTCTGGCAATCCTGGCCTATCAGCGGCAGCATGGCATTGATCATCATGCGATCGCCGCGCCAGATTCAACTAAAGGGCATGATTCGGCGCAAGCAGAACTTTTACAACAAATGCTCCTGCTCTTTACTGAAGCAGTAGGGATGGGGGTTTGTAATCTTTCTAATGCGGTGCAACAAAGATTCATCAGCCAATCCGTAGCGGCAACAGCAGCAAATTTACCCCGCTTAGCCAAAGCATTACGCGGCATTGCCGATGAGATTAACTTGCTGGCAACCCGATCGGCACAGGCAGATGAGGGGCGGCTATTCTGGGAGCTTGCCCAAACCAATGCGATCGCCAGCGCTACCCTGGAACTGCTGGCCAAAAACGAAGTGCCGCCAATCAGCCTGGTGGGGCAACATCGGAGTAAATATGAAGAGATCGGCAATCTGGATTTAACCGGGATGGGAGCCTACCATTGGGAGTCAAAAACTGGCTATGCGGGAGTGACGGTGCTGTTCTGGGAAGATCAGAGCAAGCAGTGGTTCTGTTGGTCAGAGGTGAGGCCAACCTTTCGCGGCATGGGGTTTAGTCCCTGGTGGCGTTATAAACAATCGGACGTGTGGGAGCAAAGCCCTGAGACTCTATCCCAAAACCAGCTTAAATTGTTCTCAGCCAAGCGCAATTACCAAAACCGCCTATCAGCCTCATCTACAAGTAAAGTGCTTCTGTTAGGCAAAGCAGAGCCAGTAAAACTGGATTTTGGCGATCGCTATTTTAAACGCTGGATCAATCTGCGTAATTACGCTGCCACGACGGTTCGTACTGGCCTGGGTGAATATGATTTGCTCCAGGGCATGGTCGTAGTTAGCCCAACGGAATGGGGAGAGCGTAATTATGATCAAGTGAATCAGGTATTTTACTGGTGGCTAGCCGATGAGGATGGCGATCTCCTGCCATTGCGGGTAATGTATCGCCCTACCGATGAAGGCAGGATTAGATTCTTAGAAGCTTTAAATCCCAGTCAATATTACGTGTGGGGGATAGTGGCGCAAATTACGATCGCTGCTGATGGGCTTGCCCTCTATCCCATTTCTTTACTCTGTCAGCCACCACCTACAATCTCAGAGATTGAACCAGATCAGCTTGCTGCTGCTGAATCCAAAGAACAAGATACTACCCCAAAAACTAAACAGCAAAAAAAGCCAGAACCAGAGGCGCGAACAGTGATTAACCTGAGTTTTGCCGATCGCAAATACACTAAATTCAGCAGTAGTGATGACAGTAGCGATCGGACTAATACAACCAATACTGAGCAAGATGCCGCTAATGAGTCAGATGCAGAAGGCAGCGAAGAGATAGATATTGGCTTAGCCCCTCTAGACCTACGCGTATCAGGTTTAATTGATAACTTGCAGCGCCTCGCCGAGCATGGTGGCCTGATTGGCGATTCAATGCAGCGTGAATTTAAGCTAGCTGCACAGGAATTCGATCGGGTGGGGCTAAGTTTATTTACGCACCTATTGAACCAGATGAATAATCCCCAAATTAGCGATCGAGAGCTTTGCCATCTTGCGCTCAAGCTTCGGTATCTCTGTCAGCTTTGGCAGGAGAATCGCCTTAAGTTGAATTTGCTGGCCTGATTTGAATGGCTAATTTTCA
The sequence above is a segment of the Pseudanabaena sp. PCC 7367 genome. Coding sequences within it:
- a CDS encoding VWA domain-containing protein, with the protein product MTNESDRQFEDQADKQKTLRRWRHILGRFSQQQLTCPMSAQDARIETALDYLYNREYGGRGVRSYPDAGQSQGKGSDTSKQPGSLDPSQLNVPTWINEIRDLFPKETVEVVEKHALNRYGMDELVTDPEVLAKLEPNMDLLKTVLTFKNMMDGKVLQVVRRIIREVVEEIKRKLENEIKQALAGKLNRTQHSPLKVAQNLDWRGTMRANLKHYDPDRQQLMVQQVKFFSRIERRVSWRIILCIDQSGSMADSVIHSAVMAGILAGLPLLSVNIVIFDTSVVDLSEHASDPVEVLMSVQLGGGTDIGQAMSYCERLIESPQRTVLVLISDFAEGASPFKLINTCRRMKEAGVVLLGLASLEDQGADPYYDLQMAERLADAGMEIAALTPKRLAQWLAKVIS
- a CDS encoding SWIM zinc finger family protein, whose amino-acid sequence is MASESNLINQIKQALAQYDDDSLAAIANRGMVRRARKDLQNGVVQGIIGERVESDSSDRGWVKLAVAEYEVEISALGAAKATCTCPAVEVCRHILAASIWLAEGAIANTAEQDSDRDASDTNSDDLADPAIGYPVGIQQDGKDGRPEQQSDRITATPAIDSGHVQEPEAKHSPSQEILAHEPAQLKKWVGKKDYEAAIALLASNPTVGITEGSPIVIKLPDFKLECRYFLGTGLEGMVCSRKSTHSNRYLVLAILAYQRQHGIDHHAIAAPDSTKGHDSAQAELLQQMLLLFTEAVGMGVCNLSNAVQQRFISQSVAATAANLPRLAKALRGIADEINLLATRSAQADEGRLFWELAQTNAIASATLELLAKNEVPPISLVGQHRSKYEEIGNLDLTGMGAYHWESKTGYAGVTVLFWEDQSKQWFCWSEVRPTFRGMGFSPWWRYKQSDVWEQSPETLSQNQLKLFSAKRNYQNRLSASSTSKVLLLGKAEPVKLDFGDRYFKRWINLRNYAATTVRTGLGEYDLLQGMVVVSPTEWGERNYDQVNQVFYWWLADEDGDLLPLRVMYRPTDEGRIRFLEALNPSQYYVWGIVAQITIAADGLALYPISLLCQPPPTISEIEPDQLAAAESKEQDTTPKTKQQKKPEPEARTVINLSFADRKYTKFSSSDDSSDRTNTTNTEQDAANESDAEGSEEIDIGLAPLDLRVSGLIDNLQRLAEHGGLIGDSMQREFKLAAQEFDRVGLSLFTHLLNQMNNPQISDRELCHLALKLRYLCQLWQENRLKLNLLA
- a CDS encoding DUF4349 domain-containing protein, whose translation is MSKHTSAQNSIGDRPLKKTSLKIPLIPLISTLAGIALSSCASSPSAFNQTGMEAPSMDVATEEMVVAQADPSAPVDTVPSSATTVPKPQLIKTAEVALVSDSVDDAIAAINQIVDIQQGDIAILNDIRESAIGT